The Silvibacterium dinghuense region TTATCGCTGTTCCAAGGCTCAGGACTATCTTTTTGCATGGCATCCTGATGCTGATCCGTAGATGCAGGAACAACTGCCGGAGGTTGATTGTCCACACCGGCATTGGCCGCGGGCGGCGGCGTGGACTCCTGGCCAGGATCGAGGAGGCCAAGCTTCAGAGAGATCACAAATTTACGCCGCAGCAGATCGTCGATCTCAGCCTCGGTCACAGAGCCCTCCTTCACCGCCGCGGCTGTCTCGTCTTTATAGGTGTCGAGAAACTGGTTGATGCCGGCATGCAAACAAGCGATCACCGCGGCCTTCTGATCGGGAAAGCGTTTATGGTCGGTCCAGAGCAGCCTGACCGCACCACCATCCGAAGAGAGAACATCGACGCCCCACTTGTCTTCCACAATGGACTTAAGGACAGGATTGACGGCCATCGGGGTACCGTTCCATGCGTTATAGCTGGCCATGACACCACGCGCGCCACCATCCAAAAAGCCCATGCGAAAGGGCACGGAGTAATACTCCCAGAACAGGCGAGCATCAAAGACGGAGTTCGATTTTGTGCGCAGGTCTTCGTTGGAATTTGCAAGAAAGTGCTTGAGAAGCGCGGCTGCCTGCCAATGGTTGGGATCGTCGCCCTGAAGGCCTTTGACGAAGTTCACAACCATGGTGCCGTTAAAGAATGGATCCTCGCCGTAAACCTCTTCGCTGCGGCCCCAGCGCGGATCGCGGGCGAGATCGGCCTGCGGCCCCCAAAGCATATAGATCGAACGGTTGTAGCGCGGCTGTTCGGAGATATAGCGGGCCTCTGCACCCTCGACCGCCGCAGCCTGGCGCACCAGATCCGGATCCCAGGTTTCTCCCATGCCCGGCGGCTGCGGAAACTGCGTGGTGTAGATAGCCTCCCGGTGATGTTCTTCATTGCCACGCTGCACGACGCCGTGGATACCCTCGGAGCTTCCAAAGCTCCTCACCCCAAGACGCGGAACAGCAGTGTCGGTGCTAAGGCAGTCGATCTTCTCTTCCAGCGTCATGCGCGAGAGAAGATCGTGAATGCGTGCCTCCGGGGAAAGCGCGGTATTACGAAATCCTGGAGCCTGCTGTGCAACAGCCGCAGGCAAAATAAGAACTGAACCTAGAAAAGCCAATATGGACGAGCGCATCCATGCAGCACGGGGGAGCAGAGCCATCACAGTCAGAAATAAACCTCCAAGGCAGGAGCCGTTCACAGGCTGATTGGAGGCGGCAGGTATTGTCAAGGTGAGAGCTGCTGCCGCTCCAATCGCGCAGTTATCGCGGCAATTCCAACCCTCGCAGCACGCCTTCTCTTTTCAGCAGTCAAAGAGAAGGCATGCTGCGTATGAATGCGGTGATAGCCCCTATGCGGCCTGCACTGTGGTGCGTGCCGGGAGGCTGCGGAGTAGCGGATTTTCACGGCTTGTTGCCACAAGCTCGAATGCTATCGCGCTTCCCTGCTCTGCCTGCACGCTCTCCACGTAATAACAGTCGGCGGTAACACGTCCGAGCCAGGTTCTGGCATTTGACGTCGCATTCATGGCATAGAGATCGTAATAAGCATCCTCATCCCGCATCTGCCAGCGCAACCGCACCTGCATGGTTCCCTGAGCAGCCCCCGCAGCATGCGCTTCAACCGTAAACGAGGATGGCGCGGAATGGGTCTCACCTTTTAAGGGGAGTCCCGCATAGATCTCTCCGATATGAACGTCTACCGGCGTATCGGCATGCGCTGGCTTCTCATGATGAAAGCCAATCAGGAGCGCAGCCAGAGTTCTTCCTCGGTAGGGAGCAAGCGTCATGCGGGATCGCGTCCAGCCATGATCGAGCTGTTCATGGAGAATGGCGTCTGTTTGCGTGAAGCGAACCCATTCCGCCTGATCTGGAGCATCTTCAAAGATCAAACCAGCAAGCAGATACTCCTTTGTCTCAGCAAGACCTTGCCATACCAGATGCAGAGAAAGATCCCCTGCATTCTGAACAGGCAACTTCGTCTTATAGAGACGCAATGAGACGCCATCCCGGGCACGAAGTGAGCCGGAGATATGCAACGATGCACCGCCGTCAAAGGCCAGCGCCCGGTCATACTCCACACGAAGAGGCGCATACTTTGCAGCAGAGCGATCCAGAGAACCCTGCATCGGCTCCAACCACCATTGCCACGTCGGCAGAAGATCCTGAATCCCCAGATTGAACCATGGACGATCTCCCTGCTTCGCGCCATCCACGAAGAAGGCATCGCCGGCACCCAGGTTGAAGTGAGTCAGAAACGGAAAAGCCCCGATCACGGAGTGCTCGACGGTAAAGTTTGCAACGCCATAAGTGATAGGCAGCTTCACCTGATCCGTAGGATGGTCTTCCGTGGGAGAGTAATCCGTATATCTCCGCGTTCTCCCTGCGACCTCGGCGTAAATATGAGCCTGCTCCGCATTAGGCGCATTGTCGAGCGCGGGGTTCTGAGACTGGCCGCTGAAGAAGCGGCGCTCGAGCGCATAGAACTCTTCCTCTCGCGAGAGAGCCGGCGCAGCATCGCCTTTGCCTTTATCCAGCGCCAATTGCATGGTGTGCAGGCCATCCTCAAAGCTATAAACCTGCAAACTGCCATAAGCGGTGGCACTGTCATTCGGATGAATCACAGAAGGAGCAGACAGGCCAAGATATCCCGGCCCCGGATAAAGCTGGTATCCGAAATAAGCCGAGCGATATGGGTCGAGACCGTTCTTCCTGCAATAGGCATAGACGGATGCAGCATCGGTCGGCCTTCCCGAACAGCAGCCGTGCGTCATGCTGTAGCCGCTCCATCCCTGGTCGAGCATCGTGCTATCCGCAAACGATGCGGCAGGAACATACGGTGTTCCGGGTGTCTCGATCGGCATCAACTGATCCATATCTGCAGACCCGTCATAAAACTGGATATAGAAATCGGACTTACCTTGCCGATGGGCCTCTTCGCGCATCATGGCAAGCAGATCGAGTATCTGAGCATGTCCCTCCGGAGTCCCGAGCTCGAAGTTCATGAAGTAGCCGTCAAAGCCGAAATACAGAGCCAGCTCCACAAACTTAGCGGCCACCTGCTTTGCAGGCACGGCACTCGAATCGAAGATGCGCTTGTCTGGCTGAAAGATCGTTCCCAGGCACAAGGCGCCATTGCGATGCGCCGCATCGATCAGAGCCGCATTCGGAATCATGCCGGGACCGCTCCAGCTCACGACAATATCGTGATAGCCGATCATGCGGGAGACATACACTCCACCCTGCGGAGGTGCTCCATAGCGCGACCGTTTGTAGTGATCGTCCGCATGCTCGCCAAGCGTGCGATAACATCCGGTCAGCGTAGCCACCTGCGGTAAAGAGCTGAGCTTAGGATGTGCCTGAGTCGGCGCAAAGGCGGGAATCCTGGCTGCACGCGGTACGCGCGAACGAAAATAGGCAGCATCCGGATCGACGGATGGCACATAGTCCATCAAGGCAGCGAAGCTGTCGCGTGATTTTGCCGTCAAAGGAAAGATGGGGGCAAGTGTATCGAAGGAATTCGCACCTGCATCCTGCCCCTCTAAGGCGAAGGCCTGCTTCTGTCCCCAGAAACTGAACAAGGAAGCAGCGGCTAAAAAGGAAAACTGACGTCGCGTGAACGACACCCCGGCATTTGCACTGTCTTGAGCGGAAAAAGCCATCTTCTCTCATTATTCGTATGCAGAGCGTACATGGCAAAGCGCACGATCGTGGAATGCCGGATGACCGCTTCAGCGACGCCAGAAAGTTATCAAATCGATCCGATTTCGTAATTGAGCGTGGCCAGAGACAGCCGGTACTGATACTGCGCATTCGAGT contains the following coding sequences:
- a CDS encoding glycoside hydrolase family 3 C-terminal domain-containing protein — encoded protein: MPAAVAQQAPGFRNTALSPEARIHDLLSRMTLEEKIDCLSTDTAVPRLGVRSFGSSEGIHGVVQRGNEEHHREAIYTTQFPQPPGMGETWDPDLVRQAAAVEGAEARYISEQPRYNRSIYMLWGPQADLARDPRWGRSEEVYGEDPFFNGTMVVNFVKGLQGDDPNHWQAAALLKHFLANSNEDLRTKSNSVFDARLFWEYYSVPFRMGFLDGGARGVMASYNAWNGTPMAVNPVLKSIVEDKWGVDVLSSDGGAVRLLWTDHKRFPDQKAAVIACLHAGINQFLDTYKDETAAAVKEGSVTEAEIDDLLRRKFVISLKLGLLDPGQESTPPPAANAGVDNQPPAVVPASTDQHQDAMQKDSPEPWNSDKHRAISQKMALESVVLLKNEGNMLPLDKHAIRSIAVIGPLADSVHWDWYGGYPPYAVTPLDGIKAALGPYVRVHYAGSELNQAAINAARASDVAIVVVGNDPTCGPDMAHDWHDTVDGGGTLPCAVPSDGREGRDRESLTLEQEQLVKQVYAVNPRTVMVLISSFPYTVNWSQQYIPAILHMAHASQDEGTALAKVLFGDYNPAGRLVTTWPASLDQLPPMMDYNIRDGRTYMYFKGQPLYPFGYGLSYTSFRYSNLRLDKPFLRGGEEVTATVDVTNTGGRDGDEVVQLYISHQGSLVARAKEELKGFQRVHIPSGQTVSVPLTVKADDLAYWNEKKNQWTLERDRVDVRIGASSADIRLHQELAIRP
- a CDS encoding endo-beta-N-acetylglucosaminidase, whose product is MFSFWGQKQAFALEGQDAGANSFDTLAPIFPLTAKSRDSFAALMDYVPSVDPDAAYFRSRVPRAARIPAFAPTQAHPKLSSLPQVATLTGCYRTLGEHADDHYKRSRYGAPPQGGVYVSRMIGYHDIVVSWSGPGMIPNAALIDAAHRNGALCLGTIFQPDKRIFDSSAVPAKQVAAKFVELALYFGFDGYFMNFELGTPEGHAQILDLLAMMREEAHRQGKSDFYIQFYDGSADMDQLMPIETPGTPYVPAASFADSTMLDQGWSGYSMTHGCCSGRPTDAASVYAYCRKNGLDPYRSAYFGYQLYPGPGYLGLSAPSVIHPNDSATAYGSLQVYSFEDGLHTMQLALDKGKGDAAPALSREEEFYALERRFFSGQSQNPALDNAPNAEQAHIYAEVAGRTRRYTDYSPTEDHPTDQVKLPITYGVANFTVEHSVIGAFPFLTHFNLGAGDAFFVDGAKQGDRPWFNLGIQDLLPTWQWWLEPMQGSLDRSAAKYAPLRVEYDRALAFDGGASLHISGSLRARDGVSLRLYKTKLPVQNAGDLSLHLVWQGLAETKEYLLAGLIFEDAPDQAEWVRFTQTDAILHEQLDHGWTRSRMTLAPYRGRTLAALLIGFHHEKPAHADTPVDVHIGEIYAGLPLKGETHSAPSSFTVEAHAAGAAQGTMQVRLRWQMRDEDAYYDLYAMNATSNARTWLGRVTADCYYVESVQAEQGSAIAFELVATSRENPLLRSLPARTTVQAA